The Humulus lupulus chromosome 4, drHumLupu1.1, whole genome shotgun sequence genome has a window encoding:
- the LOC133831485 gene encoding uncharacterized protein LOC133831485, translating to MEEKLDYLIELVLSQRKGSDSEDSLSDEHLASPHHTFIMEHVVGEDSPSCKVVSPGDMAGVEFKRRRVPTKRIFGSEFTDPTKKKKKAKTIVTDPCEINPLQPYDEKQMRRFKKWVIGLKKNDKPISLLAGSCTAKWFIQLLTPRTWLDGLHIDAALGLMKERVYTYKKTYSERFTIVDSMFQQFFEPHWEQFNKKKIKSSYIWPQEVLDYLVGDDNNFKRSWKDIDEVFTPINFSGTHWVLLEISLTSCLIKAYDSDITVVSNKDFENKMSRWGKMLPFLIQSSGLLSHRKDVQLQAQKVRFEFTRLGTEKVPQTKTSGDCGVYVIKHLEYLLAKKPLSEVNDDNMDFFRKKTCVDLFYHNLQP from the exons ATGGAGGAGAAGTTGGATTATCTAATTGAATTAGTGCTCTCGCAACGTAAAGGTAGTGATTCTGAGGATTCATTATCAGATGAGCATCTTGCTTCACCACACCATACATTTATTATGGAGCACGTTGTTGGAGAAGATAGCCCTAGCTGTAAGGTGGTATCTCCTGGAGATATGGCTGGGGTGGAATTCAAGAGAAGGAGGGTTCCAACGAAAAGAATTTTTGGTTCCGAGTTTACTGATCCAactaagaagaaaaagaaagcaaaGACAATTGTAACTGATCCTTGTGAAATTAATCCCCTACAGCCATATGACGAAAAGCAAATGAGACGTTTTAAGAAATGGGTAATTGGTTTAAAAAAGAATGATAAGCCTATTTCTCTCTTGGCTGGTTCGTGCACTGCGAAATGGTTTATTCAGCTACTTACACCACGTACATGGCTGGACGGACTG CACATTGATGCAGCTTTAGGGTTGATGAAAGAACGAGTGTACACTTACAAGAAGACTTACTCCGAAAGATTCACCATCGTGGATTCTATGTTCCAACAGTTCTTCGAACCACATTGGGAACAATTCAACAAGAAGAAAATCAAATCAAGCTACATTTGGCCACAAGAAGTGCTTGATTACTTGGTAGGTGATGATAACAATTTCAAAAGGAGTTGGAAAGACATTGATGAAGTGTTTACCCCAATTAATTTTTCTGGGACACATTGGGTGTTGTTAGAGATATCATTGACAAGCTGTCTTATAAAAGCTTATGACTCTGATATCACTGTGGTCTCCAACAAGGACTTTGAGAATAAAATGAGCAGATGGGGAAAAATGCTACCATTTCTAATTCAATCCAGTGGGCTGTTAAGCCATAGGAAAGATGTCCAACTACAAGCACAGAAAGTGCGTTTTGAGTTCACAAGACTTGGCACAGAAAAAGTGCCACAGACCAAAACTAG TGGCGATTGTGGGGTATATGTCATCAAACATCTAGAGTACTTGCTAGCCAAAAAACCGCTATCCGAAGTGAATGACGACAACATGGATTTCTTTAGAAAAAagacttgtgtagatttgtttTACCATAACTTACAACCATAG
- the LOC133829496 gene encoding zeatin O-glucosyltransferase-like has translation MATTDHHLKDSSSSSPSSVVVVMVPLLAQSHLNHLLQLSHVVSSYNIPVHYVSSTLHNSQVKSRSINPLRELTKIHFHNFPLIRTTPFPPNVCSGTKLSETIKLLREPVAALLRSLSSNVKRLVVVHDALMTSVVQDFVSLPNAEAYAVNCGSVFPMFTYAFAAIGQYDIIPIKNIPSVESCYTHEFYEFIKREFKQMKSQVGQLHNSCKAIEGSFLEHVANYVLKGE, from the coding sequence ATGGCGACTACTGATCACCACCTCAAAGATTCATCAAGCTCATCACCATCATCAGTTGTGGTAGTGATGGTTCCATTATTAGCTCAAAGCCATCTCAACCACCTCCTTCAACTCTCCCATGTCGTTTCCTCATACAACATCCCTGTCCACTACGTTAGCTCTACTCTCCACAATTCTCAAGTCAAGTCTCGATCCATAAACCCTCTTAGAGAATTAACAAAAATCCATTTTCATAACTTCCCATTAATCCGAACTACACCATTCCCACCCAACGTCTGCTCCGGAACAAAGTTATCCGAAACCATCAAGCTCCTCCGCGAGCCAGTCGCTGCACTTCTCCGATCACTCTCTTCAAACGTGAAACGACTTGTCGTTGTTCACGATGCTCTGATGACATCAGTGGTTCAAGATTTTGTTTCTCTACCAAACGCAGAAGCCTATGCTGTCAATTGTGGCTCTGTTTTCCCAATGTTCACCTACGCGTTCGCTGCCATAGGACAGTACGACATCATCCCAATAAAGAATATTCCCTCTGTGGAATCTTGTTACACTCATGAGTTCTATGAATTTATAAAACGTGAGTTTAAACAGATGAAAAGTCAGGTTGGTCAGCTCCACAACTCTTGTAAGGCTATCGAAGGCTCTTTTCTTGAACATGTAGCAAACTACGTACTCAAAGGAGAGTAG
- the LOC133833115 gene encoding uncharacterized protein LOC133833115: MKVPKTITYNSLVDQLYTLIGADKSRIDLDLNVIYHFGSKGIPPSLISNDEDVAFFLDEIGTSINHRTPLCVSTTEKRSNDPLVTKTRELYTIPPVETKVNDDFCIDGNEDSCDDDNNDADGNEESFDGDNNDADDDNENIDRSTCNDVLVKHNLQQSTSNEVLKSHDSSNNRGRKVRQVGEDNLWSTPLLLNQGEKGSTSASTAQLLTSSSSINSWEIKEGQIFENKQELKMKLHLYALKKNFEFKVKKSAKNIWCTVCVDDKCKWRLRATKLVNSNMFEVRKFFGEHTCSLDVRHKDHRQASPWLIGHVIRRKFEGDDVNYKPRSIVKDMSLSYGVHMSYAKAWRCREHALAYIRGTPESSFQKLPSFLYMMEQKNPGTVTHLQMDNEGRFKYCFMALGVSIMGFKTYIRPVICVDGTFLTTRCGGTLLCAMGQDANKQIYPIAFSVVDSENNDSWLYFLLRLKEAIGEVENLVFVSDRHTSIASALTKNFPEAHHDACIHHVSMNIRAKFKTDHCHEEFFLAAKAYRKREFLRHFEKIKFKDLAIAQYLENQVGFEKWARSFFPGHRYNLMTTGIAESWNNVIAEARGWPITCLMEFMRHTLQKWFFERRTAASAATSPLATEVEADLRKLADKSTTSFSFPSSQYEITVLDGDLDGDVDLRRKTCSCRRFDLTGLPCEHALAGARDRGISPYSLCSRFYTVEAWLSSYGGSVYTLGNEESWVIPNDIGSMMIAPPLVKQKAGRPKKKRRLSKGEKNRKQHRCSRCGVLGHNRVTCTTVCPPPSRHA, translated from the exons ATGAAGGTGCCAAAGACTATCACTTACAATAGTCTTGTTGATCAATTGTATACTTTAATCGGAGCTGACAAGTCTCGTATTGATCTTGACTTAAATGTAATCTATCATTTTGGAAGTAAAGGTATCCCTCCATCTTTAATTAGTAATGATGAAGATGTTGCTTTTTTTCTTGATGAGATAGGAACATCTATCAATCATCGGACACCCCTATGTGTGTCTACTACAGAGAAGAGAAGTAATGATCCTTTGGTTACTAAAACACGTGAGTTGTATACTATTCCTCCAGTTGAAACCAAAGTGAATGATGATTTTTGCATTGATGGCAATGAAGACAGttgtgatgatgataataatgatgcagATGGCAATGAAGAGAGTTTTGATGGTGATAATAATGATGCAGATG atgataatgaaaatattGATAGGTCTACCTGCAATGATGTACTTGTGAAGCATAATTTACAACAGTCAACCTCCAATGAAGTATTGAAGAGCCATGATTCCTCAAATAATAGAGGTCGTAAAGTAAGACAGGTTGGCGAAGATAATCTATGGAGTACTCCACTTTTGTTGAATCAAGGGGAAAAAGGCTCTACTTCAGCCTCAACAGCTCAATTACTGACATCTTCTTCGAGTATCAATTCGTGGGAAATAAAAGAGGGTCAAATATTTGAGAACAAGCAAGAGTTGAAGATGAAACTCCATCTTTATGCATTAAAGAAAAACTTTGAGTTTAAAGTAAAGAAGTCTGCGAAAAATATATGGTGTACAGTATGTGTTGATGATAAATGCAAATGGAGGTTGAGGGCTACAAAATTGGTTAATTCCAATATGTTCGAGGTTCGTAAATTTTTCGGTGAACACACATGCTCATTGGATGTTCGACATAAAGATCACCGTCAGGCATCCCCATGGCTTATTGGACATGTCATAAGGAGAAAATTTGAGGGTGATGATGTTAATTACAAGCCAAGGTCAATTGTAAAAGATATGAGTTTATCATATGGAGTTCATATGAGCTATGCTAAAGCTTGGAGGTGTCGAGAGCATGCATTGGCTTACATAAGAGGTACACCAGAATCATCATTTCAGAAACTTCCCTCATTTCTATACATGATGGAACAAAAAAATCCTGGAACTGTTACTCATTTGCAGATGGACAATGAAGGTAGGTTCAAATATTGCTTCATGGCCTTAGGTGTTTCTATAATGGGGTTTAAGACATATATTCGCCCAGTTATATGTGTAGATGGAACCTTCTTGACTACTCGGTGTGGAGGTACTTTGTTATGTGCCATGGGACAAGATGCTAACAAGCAAATATATCCAATTGCATTTTCAGTAGTTGACTCAGAGAATAATGACTCATGGTTGTATTTTCTACTGAGGTTGAAGGAAGCGATTGGTGAAGTGGAGAATCTAGTATTCGTGTCTGATAGACATACTAGTATAGCAAGTGCCTTGACTAAAAATTTTCCTGAGGCACACCACGATGCTTGTATACATCATGTTAGCATGAATATTCGTGCGAAGTTCAAAACTGACCATTGCCATGAAGAATTCTTCCTTGCAGCGAAAGCTTATAGAAAGCGAGAGTTTTTACGCCATTTTGAGAAGATTAAATTCAAAGATCTTGCAATTGCTCAATACTTAGAGAATCAAGTGGGTTTTGAAAAGTGGGCTCGTTCTTTCTTTCCTGGCCATCGATATAATTTAATGACTACAGGTATTGCCGAAAGCTGGAACAATGTCATTGCTGAGGCAcgtgggtggccaattacttgtcTCATGGAATTTATGAGGCACACTTTACAAAAATGGTTTTTCGAGCGTCGAACTGCAGCATCAGCGGCTACAAGTCCTCTTGCCACAGAAGTGGAAGCTGATTTGCGAAAGTTAGCAGACAAGTCCACTACCTCGTTCTCTTTTCCTTCTAGTCAGTATGAAATAACAGTATTGGATGGTGATCTTGATGGAGATGTCGACTTGAGGAGGAAAACATGTAGTTGTAGAAGATTTGATTTGACAGGTCTTCCTTGTGAACACGCTCTAGCTGGTGCTCGAGATCGTGGCATTAGTCCATATAGTTTATGCTCCAGATTCTACACAGTTGAAGCGTGGTTGTCATCCTATGGTGGATCTGTATATACGCTGGGTAATGAAGAATCTTGGGTGATACCAAATGACATAGGAAGTATGATGATAGCTCCTCCTTTAGTGAAGCAGAAGGCtggtcgtccaaagaagaaacGACGTTTATCAAAGGGTGAGAAGAATAGAAAACAACATAGATGTAGTAGATGTGGTGTCCTGGGCCACAATCGAGTGACGTGCACCACTGTTTGTCCCCCGCCGTCTAGACATGCTTAG